The segment TTGCAGACCGTAACTAATTTGCATGAGCCAAAATCAATGGTCACTCATATGGCGGTAAATATGTTCTTGAACCTTGTATACACCACTCGTCacacaataataattaaacttaCCTAAAGTCATTACCTTAATCGCAAGGAGGGAAATGCCAAAGGCCGACCTAACGACAAAAGTAAGGTTTAGTAGTTTTTATTAACAAGAAATTTGCTTACATgtcatttatatataatttattataaataagtCTAAACAGAAGAAATTTAATCAGAATTTGTCATATAGTAAAATGGAAGGACGAAAGTAACGTTTTTCCcaagaatatattttcttttatttcatcgAAAATCACTCgcactcttttatttatttctttatatataaaaatagcgGAGAAGAGAGTTTTGAATACTGTGAGGAGAGGTTGAAGAATTTCGAAATTATATATAGCGGGACTCCTCTAGGGTTTTGTTTCATCTTCAGCTTCTTCTCTGATAActgttttctcttttttattatatttattttggcaGAGACAAGAAAGAATGACAAGACCACGATGTTACTTGGACATAAGCATAGGAGGAGAACTTGAAGGAAGAATTGTTGTGGAACTTTACAATGATGTTGTTCCTAAAACTGCTGAGAATTTTAGGGCTCTTTGTACCGGTGAAAAGGGTATTGGTCCAAATACTGGTGTACCCCTTCATTACAaggttcttttcttttctttttagattCTTGGGTCGTTAATGGGTATGAAATTAGACATACCCTTTTGAAGTTTTGCTACTAATAACAAGTTTTAATTTGTGGGATTTTGTTGGGTCTGTCTTGTTTCTTGTTTTGGAGGGTAAGAAGTATTTATTCTGTGTAAAATCTTGTTTCTTGATTTCAACAGATTAAGAAATTGTTGGTGaaatctttcaagattcttggTAAGATGAAATTGGATACACTGTTTGAAGTTCAAGTAACAATGACTAATTTTAATTCAAGTGAATTTGTTGGATCAGTGTTCTTTTGCTTGTCAAAAGTGTATATAAAGAATGAATTTTGAGGGTTAGTTGTGTTGTGTAAAGCTGGTGTGTAAAGGCGATGAATAGAATAAGAAACCATGACACAATTTCTTTTCTATCATTGGCTAATTCTGTTGTGTAAAAATTTTCTTGTACAAAAGTTCActctttttttaatgtttactttattgtcctTTCATTTGCTCCTCCAAGCAGATTGTCAGTTATTCTGTGCTTTTGAGATTGATGCTTTatcttgataaaaattttattcccCTTTCGACACTCTGACATTATTGTCTATTTTAGATCTCAATGCCGCTTTTTTATTGATCTCCTGCAGTGCTAACAAATAAAACCTTCTATTCATACTAAGTGAAGTTAGTCATTTTGGtttcaaataaaatgattttatacaATTCCCTGCTAGGAAGGATgagatattatttgatttcTATTTGTTGCTGGCTTCTCCCAGAATGGTCTTCTAATTGCTCTGTATGGTCAGGCGAGGGGAGATTATCGAATTCACTTGAATCTCTCAAGAAAATCACTTTTGCAaggtttttgaattttgactGTGAATGCTCTTCAGGTCTTGGTACTGTAGAATCCCTTTCTTCAAGTACATTTACTATTAAGTAGGCAGTCAAGGTGGATTCATTTGTGCTGTGATGATTGCTTGTATATATTCAAGGAGACTTGGTGTATAGAATGCGAGAGTGTTTGCCTTTGGCAGCTGCTCTGTTCTTGTTATCTTTGAGTATAAAAGGAAATGCTTGGATAAATGATTTCACTATTTTATTGTTTGTGATCAACCCTCTgtattcctttttctttttagctgaactcttgaaaaaaattgtgcTCGTCATTCCTAGCAATATAATCTTCTTTAGTTTGTCCCTAAATGTTGTTTTGATCCATTGTAGGGAAATTGTTTTCATCGTGTGATTAAGAGCTTCATGGTGCAAGGTGGTGATATTTCTGCTGGAGATGGTACTGGGGGAGAATCCATCTATGGGCTaaaatttgaggatgaaaattttgaattgaagcATGAAAGGAAGGGGATGTTATCTATGGCCAATTCTGGACCTAACACAAATGGATCTCAGTTTTTCATCACAACTACTCGAACTTCTCATTTAGATGGAAAACATGTGGTTTTTGCAAGAGTAATCAAAGGAATGGGGGTTGTCCGCTCTATGGAACATGTGACTACTGGTGATAATGATTGCCCAACTGTAGATGTTAGTATTGCGGATTGTGGAGAAATTCCTGAGGGGGCTGATGACGGGATCACAAATTTTTTCAAAGACGGTGATCTATATCCTGATTGGCCTGCTGATCTTGACAATAATACTGATGATCTCCCTTGGTGGGTCACCGCTCTAGAGTCGATTAAGGCATTtggtaatgaaaattttaaggtattaattttaaaacagcATCAGAATTATTAACTTCTTAATCCCTTTGCTAATTTTTCTCGTTGACATTTGACTCTATCTCTTTTAGCTATCTTTCTAACGTATGCTTGCTTATTCCCATAGAAACAAGATTACAAGATGGCTCTTAGGAAATATCGAAAAGCTTTGCGCTATTTGGATATCTGCTGGGAGAAAGAAGGGATAGATGAAGGTAGGAATTGTAAAATCTTTTGTAACATAAATGGCTCTGAAATATATCTGTTTCTACGAACATATAAATTGCGCTGGAATTTGGATTTGTCTGTAAAATATGTGTCATGTGAATTACAACTCTGCTTGTTCATCTTGCAGATAGGAGCGCATATTTGAGAAGGATGAAATCGCAGATATTTACCAACAGTTCTGTGAGTTTCCTTTCTGCCGCTTTAGTTTGTTGCACTACTGAGTTCACATTATAGAGAATAATCATCTTACGATTTCCCTTCTTGGTAACAATACACTTACTCTGCTTTTTGTTACTAATGGTCGCAAATGTTTTTACTACATCTAGATCATTTCAGGATAGTGCAGGGACTGAACAGCGTTTTTAGACATTATTACGATAAATGTagtacaatattttttaattgcaCTTTCCTCTTCATCTAGGCCCCTTTTTGTTTTGATGTCTTATATTTGCTGATTGTGCAATTGTTTTCGATTGAAACCTCATAATTTTATCACGTCTCTTGAGTTTGGCACTTGCCTTCATAACTCAGTTCTCATGCGTTCTTAAATTCATGTTTGTTTGCCTATTAACCAACCAAACAAAATAATTGATATGTGTTATGTATAACCAGGCTTCTAAACTAAAACTAGGAGATCTGAAGGGAGCACTCCTAGATGCTGACTTTGCAATGCGGGATGGAGAAAACAATGCAAAAGCTCTATTTCGTCAGGGTCAGGTTGGTATCTATCAAGGGCTTTCTTATTCTGCAGCAGCTTTGACCATCTTGACTGTTGAATAACCTGCGTGTTAATTAGGGTTTTGTAATATTGACAGCAACAACTgtacccagtgtaatcccaaAAATGGGGTTTGGGGAGGGTGGTGTGTACACAAAAAGCTTTCTAAAGGTCAATAAGGTTGAACACCATGATATTTTCTCGGTGTTTTGTGTTTCCAACGGATGGTTCTATAACTCAAGAGGAGTTGTGTAGGACATGTCTATACTATTCTCTTGGCATCAGAAGGTGTAGCTATGTGTAGTTCACCATAAAGTTGAAGTGGTTAAAGGGAAAAATAGGATGGCCATTCTAATTTACTTCTGAAGTTCAATTTACATGGTAAAGTATTTAGTTTCTGTGGGTTCCTGGTGCTAATTTGagatattattttgttataaaactTTTTTACAATGTAATCCTGCTTTTGATGTATATGTTCATCAATGGTTacgtttttacttttttctgtGTGTGGgttgggtgggtgggtgggttgGGGGTAAGTATGGTTAGTGTTAAGTTGTACGTGCTTGCTGTGTAATACCTGATATGATAGCTGCTTTTATATGTCAATACTGTCATTATGGCTAATGTTTACTCTTAGCTATCTTCTATACTCCTACAATAACGTTTGTCTGTTTATTAATCAGGCACACATGGCTCTTAATGACATAGATGCTGCAGTAGAAAGTTTCAAGAAAGCTTTGGAGCTTGAGCCAAATGATGGTTAGTGATAGTTCATTTAGTAGTTAATTTGTTGTGCTTTTTTGCCTTTAAAGGTTTTTGACACCCAACTAAAATTAACATTTATTGGAACAGTAATGAACAGAAAATTTTAAACTGTGATGTGAGATCTTTACTTAGGTGAATTTAGGGATGTGTATGCTGTAATATGATAAgaagaattatttaattataccATCGGTGGTGTGATAGCTGCATAAGAATAGTAGGCTATTTTTACTGAAGGTGACACTAGTTTGGTGATGAATTTTCAGGAGGTATCAAAAACCAGCTTGCTGCTGCTAAAAAGAAGGTTAGTACTTGGCAGGAAGACTCCGTACgagtttaacaaaaaataaaattagttttttccCAGACTGTCTATTGTCAtacttatttgttttctttctttttccttgtAGATTGCTGATAGACGTGACAAGGAGAGAAAAGCATTTTCCAGGATGTTCCAAAATTAGTTTTGGTTCTCATTTGGCACCAGTGCTGGCAATTAATACTCTTTATCAATTGCCATCATTCATGGAGTTCCTTCTGCTTTCAGAAACAGGATAGTTTATTGCCTTGTTTCGAGACATCGATCCTGATCTATGAACTAAATTAAACTTTAAATGAACTGCTCAGGCTATTCTTGGTTATAACTTGTATGCACCAAATAGCAGAAGGAATTTTAGGTGTCTATGCACCCTTGTTGTTATTAATCAGCTATTAATAAGCTGCAcggatgaaaaaaaaattaatcatggGAAATCGTTATCCAATGTTCTTTTATAATTGTGCTGACTTGCAAGGTGACTTCCTTGCAATCTCTGTAGCCTAATATTTCCACATTGAGATGGAAGTAACTTGTATGTATTATGTAACTCAACTGTAATGGTAAGGGCGTATGATGGGAAATTTCGTTGGTTTTTATATTCCATTAGCGTATGTTAATTGTAGTTATTGACTTATGTTCCTTCTCACAGGAAATCGGTAAATATTAGCACATGAGATGTGTTAATAACAGGTGATCTTTGTGGAGTGATGTTCTTCTATTCAAATTGTAAGCTGGCATGATCATTTCCTCGCTTTTGACCTTGCATTTTTCCGTGTGTTGAAAATCTCGACTCAGTGCATAGTGGTTTTGTTGTCTCATCTCAATTTTCTTGTGATTGTTGCATCCCTAGTGTTCTGGTCCAGCATTTTTGTGTCCTGTGTATGTTTTAACTTGCTTTTAGTAACCAAATCCTCTCTTGTTATGACCATAAAAAGAACCAAAAGTGACTGAACAAAATCTACAATGGGAACTTCCTTTTTTGTCTTGTACAGTTGTACTGTAATCTTGTGCacatgagagagaaaaaaaaaagaaccaaaatAAGATGCTTCTGTGCCCACCTTTTCGTTGGAAAAATAAGCACAGTAACAAAATTGAGGTCCCATTTCAACAGTGATGTTTTCTTGTAAAAGGAACAGGTAAATGTAACTTGTTTGAACTGACTTTaccatttgaaattgaaaataaagtttTCATACGTGAACAATGTGAGTTTTCTATATgaattatcattaattatttgtcaaataGTTGTTCAATTATTACTTGTTCTATTTTCTTACCTGAAGTATCACTATCATTTGGGGAGGAAAAACTCTTATTTTCTCTCTAACAAACGTCTACGTCTAGTAGGTACACAAATACATGTGTAATATATATGGGTTAAGTGTACGTAACATGTTCAAACTCAATATAACAATGTCAATGTGAAGAATGATAGATGGACATGCTTGTTATTTATCGTATATTCTGAATGCGTTTGTAAAATCATTTCATATTCACTCTTATAACTAAAATTCGAGATTTTTGATTAAACATCAACGGTCTGCATGATGTCATTATTACATCAATGTGTCGTCTCCAAAAAATAAATCCTCCTTTTGTCTATTTTCCCAGCTGACGACTTTTATTCAGTTCCAAAAGCCCGCTACTAGCGCATAAAATGATGGATTATAACTTTTTCTTGATCAATATTccactaaataaaaaatgattagaCACTTAACTTTTGACTTCTAAATGCCTTGtatattgtgacagtcaaagtcAAATCGCTTACATGGTTTttcataagtaattttttttttaattagaaagtGTTAAAAGTAGACGAAAATAAGTTTGATCTAGAAGATTAATTTCGACGATAATTGTATAATGACTATCGACTATTGTAAACTATACATACAGCAATGACCATTCGTACTATATACTGATACTGTAATTTTTCAACCTCTTTAATATAGAACCATTAGTTAAACCTGTAAAGCatgtttaattgaaaaatatatgaacCCCTTAAGATATCTCAAGTGTAGAAGCGACCAGCAGAAATGCTAATTAGTTGATAAGTGTGTAACAATTTCGGTTTAGGTCAGTAACCATTTTGAAAATGGCAATTAAAGtgttttttgtactaattttcttGTCTCACCAACCAATTACTTCAAGAAAATGTTGACTCATTTTTGTTCTCATTAGTcatatttttactatatatagcCCATCATTTTGGCTCTCTAATCACCCCAATCAATTCCAATTCTCTTCTATCTTcattggaaaaataaaaatggctTTGGCTAACGCAcaatcttttttgtttcttgtaGTGTTTTCTTTCATGTTTGTCCTTAGTATGGCCAACTTTAACTACGGTCGGGGACAAGGAAAGTTGAACAAAACCAATTGTCCCTATGGCAATAATCACCCAAATGCTACTCAAACTTCAAATAAATTCAACGTTGGTGGTTCTGAAAATTGGCGTTATGGATTCGACTACATGGATTGGGCTCGCAAAAGTGGCCCTTTCTTTGTCAATGACACTTTAGGTACATACGatcttctttcattttaaaaattgaaaggaaTATAATCGCTATCTTGCTTTAAATTTCTGAATTCATTTATGTATGTAACATGCAGTTTTCAAGTATGATGCACCAAACGCAAATGGAGGATTTCCACACAGTGTATACTTATTACCAAACTATTGGAGCTTTATCAAGTGCGACTTAAGAAGAGCTAAGAGGATAGCAAATCCAAACCAAGGTGTGGGTGAAGGATTCGAGTTTGTGTTGAAGAAATCACAACCCTACTTTTTTGCTTGTGGAGAGCATGGAGGAATACATTGCAACAATGGCACCATGAAGTTTGTTGTCATGCCACTCAAACGTTGGACTTTCTGAGTCTATAATTATGGCACCAAATACAATACTTAGTAACcttttgcatttttgttttgtttggacCAAAATAACGTGTcttaatttgttttgttttgtttggaacAATACTTGGATATTGGAATTTAACTTTGTATTTATATGTTGTGATGGaaaatttgaccaaaaaaaaaagattgataaTGATATATTATAACGTTTCAAAATGTGTTTCGAAGTgaaatttgttataaataaaattaagagtAATTATGGGAAAGCCAGAAAGAGGCCAATGTTCATTGTATTGTTTTTTCCGTTAGATCAAAATAAAAGACTATATTACAATTTATAGGgaaccaaaataaat is part of the Solanum lycopersicum chromosome 1, SLM_r2.1 genome and harbors:
- the LOC101245101 gene encoding uncharacterized protein is translated as MALANAQSFLFLVVFSFMFVLSMANFNYGRGQGKLNKTNCPYGNNHPNATQTSNKFNVGGSENWRYGFDYMDWARKSGPFFVNDTLVFKYDAPNANGGFPHSVYLLPNYWSFIKCDLRRAKRIANPNQGVGEGFEFVLKKSQPYFFACGEHGGIHCNNGTMKFVVMPLKRWTF
- the LOC101244531 gene encoding peptidyl-prolyl cis-trans isomerase CYP40-like, with the translated sequence MTRPRCYLDISIGGELEGRIVVELYNDVVPKTAENFRALCTGEKGIGPNTGVPLHYKGNCFHRVIKSFMVQGGDISAGDGTGGESIYGLKFEDENFELKHERKGMLSMANSGPNTNGSQFFITTTRTSHLDGKHVVFARVIKGMGVVRSMEHVTTGDNDCPTVDVSIADCGEIPEGADDGITNFFKDGDLYPDWPADLDNNTDDLPWWVTALESIKAFGNENFKKQDYKMALRKYRKALRYLDICWEKEGIDEDRSAYLRRMKSQIFTNSSASKLKLGDLKGALLDADFAMRDGENNAKALFRQGQAHMALNDIDAAVESFKKALELEPNDGGIKNQLAAAKKKIADRRDKERKAFSRMFQN